One window from the genome of Haloprofundus halobius encodes:
- a CDS encoding FG-GAP-like repeat-containing protein, giving the protein MRRRTLLALVALCLALVAVAGVALTDGGPELRERWVSDTARDTLANHHAVGASGDVVVAPVSVPERDGVPLGECTLVRLGDDGETRWRYTVPESNCTPHALTEPAVADLTGDGSSEVAVVTTEEALVVFDADGEERYRIPLDTYGYGAPTTGDLDGDGSPELVASDIDGGVVAADGDTGGVLWRADLGASTFPAPVIEDVDGDGANETLFGTGDGPILLDADGNVEWRGGGESVSSMVVGEADGDAAAEVFVGRSGEVAVVYGENGTDRWSRTFDANPRVGAVGDADGDGDAEVYATLTDGRVVALNAHTGEVEWETTVTTGDAAQHPAPKLGDLDGDGDPELVALTNGGTVSVLDPASGETRATYERDVPVWIYPTLTDLDGDGDGDEEILVRYGDGRVAALEYATDG; this is encoded by the coding sequence ATGCGTCGCCGGACGCTCCTCGCTCTCGTCGCGCTCTGTCTGGCGCTCGTCGCCGTCGCGGGCGTCGCGCTCACCGACGGCGGCCCCGAGTTGCGCGAGCGGTGGGTGAGCGACACCGCCCGCGACACGTTGGCGAACCACCACGCCGTCGGCGCGAGCGGAGATGTCGTCGTCGCGCCGGTGAGCGTCCCCGAGCGCGACGGCGTCCCGCTCGGCGAGTGTACGCTCGTCCGTCTCGGTGACGACGGCGAGACGCGCTGGCGCTACACCGTCCCCGAGTCGAACTGCACGCCGCACGCGCTGACCGAACCCGCCGTCGCCGACCTGACGGGCGATGGGTCGTCCGAGGTCGCCGTCGTGACGACCGAAGAAGCGCTCGTCGTCTTCGACGCCGACGGCGAGGAGCGGTATCGGATTCCGCTGGACACCTACGGCTACGGCGCGCCGACGACTGGAGACCTCGACGGCGATGGCAGTCCCGAACTCGTCGCCAGCGACATCGACGGCGGCGTCGTCGCAGCGGACGGCGACACCGGCGGCGTGCTGTGGCGCGCGGACCTCGGCGCGTCGACGTTCCCCGCTCCTGTTATCGAAGACGTCGACGGCGACGGGGCGAACGAGACGCTGTTCGGAACGGGCGACGGTCCGATTCTGCTCGACGCCGACGGAAACGTCGAGTGGCGCGGCGGCGGCGAGAGCGTCTCGTCGATGGTCGTCGGCGAGGCCGACGGCGACGCCGCGGCCGAGGTTTTCGTCGGCCGGAGCGGCGAGGTCGCTGTCGTCTACGGCGAAAACGGAACCGACCGGTGGAGCCGTACGTTCGACGCCAACCCGCGGGTCGGCGCGGTCGGTGACGCCGACGGCGACGGCGACGCGGAGGTGTACGCCACGCTCACAGACGGGCGGGTCGTCGCCCTCAACGCGCACACCGGCGAGGTCGAGTGGGAGACGACGGTGACGACGGGCGACGCCGCCCAGCACCCTGCGCCGAAACTCGGCGACCTCGACGGCGACGGCGACCCCGAACTCGTCGCGCTCACCAACGGCGGCACGGTGTCGGTGCTCGACCCCGCCTCGGGCGAGACGCGCGCGACCTACGAGCGCGACGTACCGGTGTGGATCTATCCGACGCTCACGGACCTCGACGGCGACGGCGACGGCGACGAGGAGATTCTCGTCCGCTACGGCGACGGCCGTGTCGCGGCGCTGGAGTACGCGACCGATGGGTGA
- a CDS encoding 2Fe-2S iron-sulfur cluster-binding protein — MPTVRFRGRDIDCEEGAVLRDVLLAAGLSPHNGRAQQLNCRGHATCGTCAVEITASEGSSGSLSVPDGVDGDVSEMGRRERRRLSLPPHSLDSGLRLSCQTRVEGDIRVTKHDGFWGQHVASERGDERVEPE; from the coding sequence ATGCCTACCGTACGGTTCCGCGGACGCGACATCGACTGCGAAGAGGGTGCGGTGCTGCGCGACGTGTTGCTGGCGGCCGGACTGTCGCCGCACAACGGACGCGCGCAGCAGCTGAACTGTCGCGGTCATGCGACGTGTGGAACGTGTGCCGTCGAAATCACCGCGAGCGAAGGATCGTCGGGATCGCTCAGCGTCCCCGACGGTGTCGACGGCGACGTGAGCGAGATGGGGAGGCGGGAACGGCGTCGACTCTCGCTCCCGCCGCACAGCCTCGACTCGGGGCTTCGACTCTCCTGTCAGACCCGCGTCGAAGGCGACATTCGGGTGACGAAACACGACGGGTTCTGGGGGCAACACGTCGCTAGCGAGCGCGGCGACGAGCGAGTCGAACCGGAGTGA
- a CDS encoding monooxygenase family protein, translating into MSSDIERRGTADVEGRLVVYINGMRLNKLRAIPQWVAAGRKRARMFERLEADPDSGFLGYQPAFMGLRTGAAIQYWRSLEDLQRFARDPNDLHVPAWNWYNEAVDDGGGVGF; encoded by the coding sequence ATGTCATCAGACATCGAACGTCGGGGGACTGCGGACGTCGAGGGCAGACTGGTGGTGTACATCAACGGGATGCGACTCAACAAACTCCGCGCGATTCCGCAGTGGGTCGCCGCGGGGCGGAAGAGAGCCCGGATGTTCGAGCGACTGGAAGCCGACCCCGACAGCGGCTTTCTCGGCTACCAACCGGCGTTCATGGGACTGCGAACCGGCGCGGCGATCCAGTACTGGCGGTCCCTAGAGGACTTACAGCGGTTCGCGAGAGACCCGAACGACCTCCACGTCCCCGCGTGGAACTGGTACAACGAGGCAGTCGACGACGGCGGCGGCGTCGGGTTCTGA
- a CDS encoding SDR family NAD(P)-dependent oxidoreductase: MSRPTNGRVVVVTGANEGLGYHLLTTLLEDGYRVACLDVNGENVLSLQGTYPDRLLFHRCDVTVGDDVEDAVAAVVDRWGRIDILVNNAAVFSFAPFEEQTLADTRREFEVNYFGYVRTIRAVLPQMKAQNRGIIHNVSSGAGLVGHPGLSGYASTKGAVEALTRSLRLELRTENVSCTRMHPSLSNTRSAATIGYPASLLSDPADVGRKLARKIESTDAVITPDLQTRMGLYLSQRFPSLVEKGTERFVEA, encoded by the coding sequence ATGAGTCGCCCAACAAACGGACGGGTCGTCGTCGTCACCGGCGCGAACGAAGGACTCGGCTACCACCTGCTCACGACGCTCCTCGAAGACGGGTATCGGGTCGCCTGTCTCGACGTGAACGGTGAGAACGTCCTGTCGCTACAGGGGACCTACCCCGACCGACTGCTGTTTCACCGCTGTGACGTGACGGTGGGCGACGACGTCGAGGACGCAGTCGCGGCGGTCGTCGACCGCTGGGGCCGGATAGACATCCTCGTCAACAACGCCGCGGTGTTCTCCTTCGCTCCCTTCGAAGAGCAGACGCTCGCCGACACGCGTCGCGAGTTCGAGGTGAACTACTTCGGCTACGTCCGGACGATTCGGGCCGTCTTACCCCAGATGAAGGCGCAGAATCGAGGAATCATCCACAACGTGAGTTCCGGCGCAGGACTCGTCGGGCATCCGGGACTCTCCGGGTACGCGTCCACGAAAGGGGCGGTCGAAGCACTCACACGGTCGCTTCGGCTGGAACTCCGGACCGAGAACGTCTCCTGTACGAGAATGCACCCTTCGCTCTCGAACACGCGGTCGGCGGCGACGATCGGCTACCCGGCGTCGCTGCTGAGCGACCCGGCCGATGTCGGCCGCAAACTGGCGAGGAAAATCGAGTCGACGGACGCGGTCATCACGCCGGATCTGCAGACGAGGATGGGACTGTATCTCTCTCAGCGGTTCCCGTCTCTCGTCGAGAAGGGCACCGAGCGGTTCGTCGAGGCCTGA
- a CDS encoding 3-hydroxyacyl-CoA dehydrogenase family protein translates to MRNIDDIRTVGVVGAGTMGNGIAQVAAAAGYDVVMRDLKQEFLDRGFSAIDDSLSRFVSKEKMDADEAEAIQGRIEGTTELSDLADCDLVVEAAVENMDIKQDIFTDLDDVVDEDVVLATNTSTLSITTIASVTERPALVVGLHFMNPVPIMTGVEVVRGEKTDSAVVEFAHEFSEDLGKETWESDDKPGFVTNRILMPWLNEGIRAYDEGVASKEDIDKGMTLGTNVPMGPLQLADHIGLDICLDASETLFEELGDRYKPAYLLKRKVDAGDLGKKTGRGFYEY, encoded by the coding sequence ATGCGGAATATCGATGACATTCGGACGGTCGGCGTCGTCGGCGCGGGAACGATGGGCAACGGCATCGCGCAGGTCGCCGCCGCCGCCGGCTACGACGTGGTGATGCGCGACCTGAAACAGGAGTTCCTCGACCGCGGCTTCTCGGCCATCGACGACAGTCTCTCGCGGTTCGTCTCGAAGGAGAAGATGGACGCAGACGAGGCCGAGGCGATTCAGGGTCGAATCGAGGGGACGACCGAACTGTCGGACCTCGCCGACTGCGACCTCGTGGTCGAGGCCGCGGTGGAGAACATGGACATCAAACAGGACATCTTCACCGACCTCGACGACGTCGTCGACGAGGACGTGGTGCTGGCGACGAACACCTCCACGCTCTCCATCACGACCATCGCGAGCGTCACCGAACGACCGGCACTCGTCGTCGGCCTGCACTTCATGAACCCCGTCCCAATCATGACGGGCGTCGAAGTCGTCCGCGGCGAGAAGACCGACTCGGCGGTCGTCGAGTTCGCCCACGAGTTCTCCGAGGACCTCGGCAAGGAGACGTGGGAGTCCGACGACAAACCCGGGTTCGTCACCAACCGTATCCTGATGCCGTGGCTCAACGAGGGCATCCGCGCCTACGACGAGGGCGTCGCCTCCAAGGAGGACATCGACAAGGGGATGACACTCGGTACGAACGTCCCGATGGGTCCCCTCCAGTTGGCCGACCACATCGGCCTCGACATCTGTCTGGACGCCAGCGAGACGCTGTTCGAGGAACTCGGCGACCGCTACAAACCCGCCTATCTCCTGAAGCGGAAGGTCGACGCGGGCGACCTCGGCAAGAAGACGGGTCGGGGCTTCTATGAGTACTGA
- a CDS encoding DUF7409 domain-containing protein, with the protein MRDLRALHHVGPKTAAALDAADVTDDDVRRKRVSYTELVDAGVNPGVAARIRRAHSLSWSFESSGRDLERRSAQVRGLGDAERAWVAASSGDWESHEPADPPESDASDAWPRDPAATADVAETDGSGESSAAEAAWRAQSRPTPLTVLDCVDDDDATLLSEAGIVSVRSLTTANPEHVADVLELDATVVRRWHAAACRHRE; encoded by the coding sequence GTGCGCGACCTGAGAGCGCTCCACCACGTCGGGCCGAAGACGGCGGCCGCACTCGACGCGGCGGACGTCACCGACGACGACGTGCGGCGCAAACGCGTCTCCTACACCGAGTTGGTCGATGCGGGCGTCAACCCCGGCGTCGCCGCGCGCATCCGCCGAGCGCACTCGCTGTCGTGGTCGTTCGAGTCCAGCGGTCGCGACCTCGAACGGCGGTCGGCTCAGGTTCGCGGCCTCGGCGACGCCGAACGCGCGTGGGTCGCCGCCAGTTCCGGCGACTGGGAGTCCCACGAACCCGCCGACCCCCCCGAATCCGACGCCAGCGACGCGTGGCCTCGCGACCCGGCCGCGACCGCCGACGTGGCCGAGACGGACGGGAGCGGCGAGTCGTCGGCCGCGGAGGCGGCGTGGCGCGCGCAGAGCCGCCCGACGCCGCTCACCGTTCTCGACTGCGTCGACGACGACGACGCGACGCTGTTGTCGGAGGCCGGAATCGTCTCCGTTCGGAGCCTCACGACGGCGAACCCCGAACACGTTGCCGACGTCCTCGAACTCGACGCGACGGTCGTTCGGCGGTGGCACGCCGCCGCCTGCCGCCACCGTGAGTAG
- a CDS encoding class I fructose-bisphosphate aldolase — protein MIPSADAAITRDDRALILAYDHGLEHGPVDFEDVPGTTDPETVFDIATHDAVTALAVQKGVAEGYYPSYEDDVNLLLKLNGTSNLWMGEPNSAVNCTVDYAAELGAEAIGFTVYGGSNHEIEMVEEFREAHEAAREHDMGVVMWSYPRGQGLKNDTSADTIAYAARMGLELGADITKVKYPGSAEAMQWACESAAGTKVVMSGGSKTSDREFLSTVETAMRAGASGLAVGRNVFQRENPTELLDALEAVIFEDATADDALGLMPSTSNNRATASDD, from the coding sequence ATGATTCCATCGGCAGACGCGGCCATCACACGGGACGACAGAGCGTTGATTCTCGCGTACGACCACGGCTTAGAGCACGGTCCGGTGGACTTCGAGGACGTTCCGGGGACGACGGACCCCGAGACGGTGTTCGACATCGCAACGCACGACGCCGTGACGGCGCTTGCGGTCCAGAAGGGTGTCGCCGAGGGCTACTACCCCTCCTACGAGGACGACGTGAACCTGCTGTTGAAGCTCAACGGCACGTCGAACCTCTGGATGGGCGAACCGAACAGTGCAGTAAACTGTACTGTCGACTACGCCGCCGAACTCGGTGCGGAGGCCATCGGCTTCACCGTCTACGGCGGGTCGAACCACGAGATCGAGATGGTCGAGGAGTTCCGCGAGGCCCACGAGGCCGCCCGCGAACACGACATGGGCGTCGTCATGTGGTCGTACCCGCGCGGGCAGGGGTTGAAAAACGACACCTCCGCCGACACCATCGCGTACGCGGCGCGGATGGGTCTCGAACTCGGCGCGGACATCACGAAGGTGAAGTATCCCGGCTCCGCCGAGGCGATGCAGTGGGCCTGCGAGTCCGCCGCTGGGACGAAAGTCGTGATGAGCGGCGGGTCGAAAACCTCCGACCGCGAGTTCCTCTCGACGGTCGAGACGGCGATGCGCGCCGGGGCGTCGGGGCTCGCGGTCGGACGGAACGTGTTCCAGCGCGAGAACCCCACGGAGTTGCTCGACGCGCTCGAAGCGGTCATCTTCGAGGACGCGACGGCGGACGACGCGCTCGGACTGATGCCCTCGACGAGCAACAACCGCGCGACGGCCTCCGACGACTGA
- a CDS encoding class 1 fructose-bisphosphatase translates to MERHTDAETGAEADGVADGGTDEATSETVRQILETVADLAPTVRDALPGRRQKSATENPSGETPMAADVYADELFEERLGALSGVGEYASEERESVVARGEGLSVAVDPLDGSSNLKSNNTMGTIVGVYDAPLPARGENLVAAAYVLYGPITTLVAAVGGEVTEYVVDDGELEAVRENVRLPEDPGVYGFGGRVPDWPDAFEAYAREVESDDSLKLRYGGAMIGDINQVLTYGGVFAYPALNSAPNGKLRLQFEGTPIGYIMECAGGASTDGERSLMTVEPTELHQRVPVYVGNTELVERLESALTA, encoded by the coding sequence ATGGAACGGCACACGGACGCGGAGACGGGTGCGGAGGCCGACGGCGTCGCCGACGGCGGCACGGACGAAGCGACGAGCGAGACGGTCCGCCAGATTCTCGAAACCGTCGCCGACCTCGCCCCGACGGTCCGCGACGCGCTGCCGGGTCGCCGACAGAAGAGCGCCACCGAGAACCCCAGCGGCGAGACGCCGATGGCGGCCGACGTGTACGCCGACGAGCTGTTCGAGGAGCGACTCGGCGCGCTCTCGGGTGTCGGCGAGTACGCCAGCGAGGAACGGGAGTCGGTCGTCGCGAGGGGCGAGGGGCTCTCCGTCGCCGTCGACCCGCTCGACGGCTCTTCGAACCTCAAGTCGAACAACACGATGGGAACCATCGTCGGCGTCTACGACGCGCCGTTGCCCGCTCGCGGCGAGAACCTCGTCGCCGCGGCGTACGTGCTCTACGGACCCATCACGACGCTCGTCGCCGCCGTGGGTGGCGAGGTGACGGAGTACGTCGTCGACGACGGCGAACTCGAAGCGGTCCGCGAGAACGTTCGGTTGCCCGAGGACCCCGGCGTCTACGGTTTCGGCGGTCGGGTCCCCGACTGGCCCGACGCGTTCGAGGCGTACGCCCGCGAGGTGGAGTCCGACGACTCGCTGAAACTACGTTACGGCGGCGCGATGATAGGCGACATCAACCAGGTTCTCACCTACGGAGGCGTGTTCGCGTATCCGGCGCTGAACTCCGCTCCGAACGGGAAACTCCGCCTCCAGTTCGAGGGAACGCCGATCGGCTACATCATGGAGTGTGCCGGCGGAGCGTCGACAGACGGGGAGCGGTCGCTGATGACCGTCGAACCGACCGAACTCCACCAGCGCGTGCCGGTGTACGTCGGCAACACGGAACTCGTCGAGCGGTTGGAATCGGCGCTCACCGCCTAA
- a CDS encoding PAS domain S-box protein produces the protein MSDTRSARVLCVDDDASFRALTTAHLERQGLSVVAAPDGPSALDTLEAESVEGIVSDFEMPGMDGLELLEVVRERHDALPFVLFTARGSETLASRAISAGVTDYIRKKGGAEQFELLANRVANYVSQYHAERALDRSEERYRRLVETSPSPIGIYTEDSTLVYVNDAAVDYFAAESACNLVGRSIFELADESDLDRARERSRRVFEERTVAPPSELHLRDLDGRPLHAVLATAPITFEGEDAAQIVLNDVTEFRRAQRALEREKQFTDAALDALDDVFFVVDVEGRLTRWNGRLNEITGYDDAELDGTPAAAFFPDDDACVERSVRTLFRDGTVTFDGDLLTKSGEPLSFEVRAVRMTDDGDLVGACGIARDVSKRRAREKELEQCRTVVQTIPDATYVLDPEGYIRMVNDAHTERTGDTWDESVGTHISEYMSEEAIARGRRVIASLLDDDERASARFEFEIENADGERRHYEDNLSVLTDEDGSFDGSVGIVRDITERIERERALSRQNERLEEFASVVSHDLRNPLNVVDGYLELARETGDDEYFDAIERAVDRMDGLIDDLLSLARHGRVVDDPEPVEVCTAAERAWGYVATTGATLDTGESCTVEADEARLRELFENLFRNSIEHGSTDSQVPSDDGDEHGDETVTVRVGASSTGFYVADDGPGIPEAERDAVLEYGYSTNESGTGFGLAIVTEIAEAHGWEVVVAESDSGGARFDFLT, from the coding sequence ATGAGTGACACCCGTTCGGCTCGCGTCCTCTGCGTCGACGACGACGCGAGTTTCCGCGCCCTGACGACGGCACACCTCGAACGCCAGGGGCTCTCGGTCGTCGCCGCGCCGGACGGGCCGAGCGCCCTCGACACACTCGAGGCGGAGTCGGTCGAGGGAATCGTCAGCGACTTCGAGATGCCGGGGATGGACGGTCTCGAACTGCTGGAGGTGGTCAGAGAACGACACGACGCGCTCCCGTTCGTCCTATTCACCGCCAGGGGGAGCGAGACGCTGGCGAGTCGCGCGATTTCGGCGGGCGTCACCGACTACATCCGCAAGAAGGGTGGCGCCGAGCAGTTCGAGCTGCTCGCGAACCGGGTGGCGAACTACGTCTCACAGTACCACGCCGAGCGGGCGCTCGACCGCAGCGAAGAACGATACCGGCGACTCGTCGAGACCTCTCCCTCGCCCATCGGCATCTACACCGAAGACAGCACCCTCGTCTACGTCAACGACGCGGCTGTCGACTACTTCGCCGCCGAGAGTGCGTGCAACCTCGTCGGCCGGTCGATATTCGAGTTGGCCGACGAGTCGGACCTCGACCGTGCCCGCGAGCGAAGTCGCCGCGTCTTCGAGGAACGAACCGTCGCTCCGCCGAGCGAACTCCATCTCCGTGACCTCGACGGCCGACCGTTACACGCGGTCTTGGCGACGGCACCCATCACCTTCGAGGGCGAAGACGCCGCCCAGATCGTGTTGAACGACGTGACGGAGTTCAGACGCGCACAGAGAGCGCTCGAACGCGAGAAACAGTTCACCGACGCCGCTCTCGACGCGCTCGACGACGTGTTCTTCGTCGTCGACGTCGAGGGCCGACTCACCCGCTGGAACGGCCGGCTGAACGAAATCACGGGATACGACGACGCGGAACTCGATGGAACTCCCGCGGCGGCCTTCTTCCCGGACGACGACGCTTGCGTCGAGCGGTCGGTGCGGACGCTGTTCCGCGATGGAACGGTGACGTTCGACGGCGACCTGCTGACGAAGTCGGGTGAGCCCCTCTCCTTCGAGGTGCGAGCGGTCCGCATGACCGACGACGGTGACCTCGTCGGCGCGTGTGGCATCGCTCGCGACGTGAGCAAGCGTCGCGCGCGCGAGAAGGAGCTCGAACAGTGCCGGACCGTGGTGCAGACGATCCCCGACGCGACGTACGTGCTCGACCCCGAGGGCTACATCCGGATGGTCAACGACGCCCACACCGAGCGGACCGGCGACACGTGGGATGAGTCCGTCGGCACGCACATCAGCGAGTACATGAGCGAGGAGGCCATCGCTCGCGGTCGGCGCGTGATCGCGTCGCTGCTCGACGACGACGAGCGGGCCTCGGCTCGCTTCGAGTTCGAGATCGAGAACGCCGACGGGGAGCGACGGCACTACGAGGACAACCTCTCCGTCCTGACCGACGAGGACGGGTCGTTCGACGGCTCCGTCGGCATCGTCCGCGACATCACCGAGCGAATCGAGCGCGAGCGCGCGCTGAGTCGGCAGAACGAGCGACTCGAAGAGTTCGCGAGCGTCGTCTCTCACGACCTGCGCAACCCGCTGAACGTCGTCGACGGCTATCTCGAACTCGCACGCGAGACCGGCGACGACGAGTATTTCGACGCGATAGAGCGCGCCGTCGACCGGATGGACGGGCTCATCGACGACCTGCTCTCGCTCGCGCGCCACGGCCGGGTGGTCGACGACCCCGAACCGGTCGAGGTGTGTACCGCTGCCGAACGCGCGTGGGGCTACGTCGCGACGACCGGAGCGACGCTCGACACGGGCGAGAGCTGCACCGTCGAAGCCGACGAAGCCCGCCTACGCGAACTGTTCGAGAACCTCTTTCGGAACAGTATAGAACACGGTTCCACAGACAGTCAGGTTCCGTCTGACGACGGTGACGAACACGGCGACGAGACCGTGACTGTTCGCGTCGGCGCGTCGTCGACCGGATTCTACGTCGCAGACGACGGGCCGGGCATCCCCGAAGCCGAACGCGACGCGGTGTTGGAGTACGGCTACTCGACGAACGAATCGGGCACCGGATTCGGCCTCGCCATCGTCACCGAGATCGCGGAGGCGCACGGCTGGGAGGTCGTCGTCGCCGAGAGCGACAGCGGCGGCGCGCGGTTCGACTTTCTCACCTGA
- a CDS encoding acyl-CoA carboxylase subunit beta produces the protein MKVRIGEGASDDEANAIARALATHLRTDVAVHVGDGDDPVAEATTPADAYPIDDDLEPGEREAALRAEIETILGGGPEKYKERLPEQGKLFVRDRLDLWFGSEYGDGESGIKFEDGKFAAFDEWHPDSPEVEEEDPGNRLPGDGLLTGAAEFEGRDLHFMANDFTVKAGSMARLGVEKFLRMQQRALKSGKPVLYLMDSSGGRIDQQTGFFANREGIGKYYYNHSMLSGYVPQICVLYGPCIAGAAYTPVFADFTIMVEEMSAMAIASPRMVKMVTGEEISMQDLGGPEVHAKHSGSADLVARDEEHARELVSDLLTYLPNKAGEKPPRSEPKPPKFSPEGIDELIPEAPNRAYDVLDLIERVADAESVFEIKPAYGPEIVTAFVRIDGRPVGVVANQPTERSGAIFPDAAEKAAEFIWTCDAYEIPLLYLCDTPGFMAGSQVEKDAILEKGKKFIYATSSATVPKQTVVVRKAYGAGIYAMGGPAYDPESVIGLPSGEIGIMGPEAAINAVYRNKLDAIEDPEERKKQTEELREEYRRDIDIHRMASEVVVDEIVPPSDLRRELVNRFEFYADVQKELPDKKHGTVL, from the coding sequence ATGAAAGTCCGTATCGGCGAGGGCGCGAGCGACGACGAAGCGAACGCCATCGCCCGAGCGCTGGCGACGCACCTCCGAACCGACGTGGCGGTCCACGTCGGCGACGGCGACGACCCGGTCGCGGAAGCGACGACTCCGGCCGACGCGTACCCCATCGACGACGACCTCGAACCCGGCGAGCGGGAGGCGGCCCTGCGCGCCGAGATAGAGACCATTCTCGGCGGCGGCCCGGAGAAGTACAAGGAACGGCTGCCCGAGCAGGGGAAACTGTTCGTCCGCGACCGACTCGACCTCTGGTTCGGTAGCGAGTACGGTGACGGTGAGAGCGGAATCAAGTTCGAGGACGGCAAGTTCGCCGCCTTCGACGAGTGGCACCCCGACAGCCCCGAGGTCGAGGAAGAAGACCCCGGCAACCGTCTCCCCGGCGACGGCCTGCTCACCGGCGCGGCCGAATTCGAGGGCCGCGACCTCCACTTCATGGCGAACGACTTCACCGTCAAGGCGGGGAGCATGGCCCGCCTCGGCGTCGAGAAGTTCCTCCGGATGCAGCAGCGCGCGCTGAAGTCGGGAAAGCCGGTACTCTACCTGATGGACTCCTCCGGCGGGCGCATCGACCAGCAGACCGGTTTCTTCGCCAACCGCGAGGGCATCGGGAAGTACTACTACAACCACTCGATGCTGTCGGGCTACGTCCCCCAGATCTGCGTGCTTTACGGCCCGTGTATCGCCGGAGCGGCGTACACGCCCGTCTTCGCCGACTTCACCATCATGGTCGAGGAGATGTCGGCGATGGCCATCGCGTCGCCGCGGATGGTGAAGATGGTCACCGGCGAGGAGATTTCGATGCAGGACCTCGGCGGTCCCGAGGTTCACGCGAAACACTCCGGCAGCGCCGACCTGGTCGCCCGTGACGAAGAACACGCTCGCGAACTCGTCTCCGACCTCCTGACCTACCTCCCGAACAAGGCGGGCGAGAAACCGCCGCGAAGCGAACCTAAACCACCCAAGTTCAGCCCCGAGGGTATCGACGAACTCATCCCCGAGGCTCCGAACCGCGCGTACGACGTGCTCGACCTGATAGAACGCGTCGCCGACGCGGAGTCGGTGTTCGAGATCAAACCCGCTTACGGCCCCGAAATCGTCACGGCGTTCGTCCGCATCGACGGCCGACCGGTCGGCGTCGTCGCCAACCAACCGACCGAACGCTCGGGGGCCATCTTCCCCGACGCCGCCGAAAAGGCCGCGGAGTTCATCTGGACCTGCGACGCCTACGAGATTCCGCTGCTCTACCTCTGCGACACGCCGGGCTTCATGGCCGGGTCGCAGGTCGAGAAGGACGCGATTCTGGAGAAGGGGAAGAAGTTCATCTACGCCACGTCGTCGGCGACGGTTCCCAAACAGACAGTCGTCGTCCGCAAGGCGTACGGCGCGGGTATCTACGCGATGGGTGGTCCCGCCTACGACCCAGAGAGCGTCATCGGTCTCCCCTCGGGCGAAATCGGCATCATGGGTCCCGAAGCCGCCATCAACGCGGTCTATCGGAACAAACTCGACGCCATCGAGGACCCCGAAGAACGGAAGAAGCAAACCGAGGAACTCCGTGAGGAGTACCGCCGCGACATCGACATCCACCGCATGGCGAGCGAAGTTGTCGTCGACGAAATCGTGCCGCCGAGCGACCTCCGCCGGGAACTCGTCAACCGGTTCGAGTTCTACGCCGACGTGCAGAAAGAGCTCCCGGACAAGAAGCACGGCACCGTGCTATAA